A genomic region of Trifolium pratense cultivar HEN17-A07 linkage group LG3, ARS_RC_1.1, whole genome shotgun sequence contains the following coding sequences:
- the LOC123918675 gene encoding serine/threonine-protein kinase BRI1-like 1 yields the protein MKKREEIKPIQTPSTKMSCKFSPTRTTSVIVLHMFVSFITLTLTTSTTTTTTTFDSTTLLLNNFKHSNIISDPKNFLSNWSLSSSPCLWQGITCSLSGQITTVNLTGASLSGKSFNLFTFTSIPTLQNLLLHGNSFTSFNLSVSKPCSLVTLDLSSTNFSGIFPFENFVTCYSLSYLNLSRNLITSTNNNFLGFGSSLIQLDMSRNMFSDVDFVVEVVTKFESLVFVNFSDNKIHSQISDSLVPSVNLSTLDLSHNLLFGKLPSKIVGDSVKILDLSSNNFSLGFSEFDFGDCKKLVWLNLSHNVISDFEFPQSLRNCQVLESLDLSQNQFKMKIPGVVLGELKNLKELYLGNNLFYGEISKELGSVCESLEILDLSMNKLSGEFPLVFEKCSSLTSLNLAKNFLYGNFLENVVSKLSSLRYLYVSFNNITGNVPWSIVANCTQLKVLDLSSNGFTGDVPSMFCPSKLEKLLLAGNHLSGNVPAKLGECKSLRTIDFSFNNLSGSIPKEVWFLPNLSDLIMWANSLSGEIPEGICVNGGNLEALILNNNFISGSIPKSIANCTNMIWVSLASNRITGEIPAGIGNLNELAILQLGNNSLVGKIPPDIGMCKRLIWLDLTSNNLTGSIPSQLANQAGLVIPGSVSGKQFAFVRNEGGTNCRGAGGLVEFEDIRAERLESFPMVHSCPLTRIYSGYTVYTFTNNGSMIFLDLSYNFLSGAIPENFGAMSYLQVLNLGHNMLNGKIPERFGDLKALGVLDISHNSLQGFIPGSLQSLSFLSDFDVSNNNLSGSIPSGGQLTTFPASRYENNSNLCGVPLLKKCGSSNHSVTLRTSKKKQPIAVLIVISLLFFLLFVVVVLLASYRVQKARKKDELREKYVESLPTSGTSSWKLSTFPEPLSINVATFEKPLRKLTFAHLLEATNGFSSESLIGSGGFGEVYKAKMKDGSVVAIKKLIRVTGQGDREFIAEMETIGKIKHRNLVPLLGYCKVGDERLLVYEYMKYGSLETVLHERNKSTKLAWETRKKIALGSARGLAFLHHSCIPHIIHRDMKSSNILLDENFEARVSDFGMARLVNALDTHLTVSTLAGTPGYVPPEYYQSFRCTAKGDVYSYGVILLELLSGKRPIDSSEFGDDNNLVGWSKKLYRERRIIEILDPDLVTQTSSEGELFQYLRIAFECLEERPYRRPTMIQVMAMFKELQADTDNDSVVDGFSMKDNVIDET from the coding sequence atgaaaaaaagagaagaaatcaaACCAATTCAAACACCATCAACAAAAATGTCATGTAAATTTTCACCAACAAGAACAACAAGTGTTATTGTTCTTCATATGTTTGTTTCATTCATAACACTAAccttaacaacatcaacaacaacaacaacaacaacctttgATTCAACAACGTTGTTGTTAAACAATTTCAAACACTCAAACATAATTTCTGATCCAAAAAACTTCCTTTCAAATTGGTCACTTTCTTCTTCCCCTTGTTTATGGCAAGGTATCACTTGTTCACTTTCCGGCCAAATCACCACCGTTAACCTCACCGGAGCTTCACTTTCTGGTAAAAGTTTCAATCTTTTCACCTTCACTTCAATACCCACTTTACAAAACCTTCTCTTACATGGAAATTCCTTCACTTCTTTCAACCTCTCTGTTTCAAAACCTTGTTCTCTTGTCACACTTGATCTTTCTTCCACCAATTTCTCAGGAATTTTCccttttgaaaattttgttaCTTGTTATAGTCTTAGTTACCTCAATTTGTCTAGAAATTTGATAACttcaacaaataataattttttagggTTTGGTTCTTCTTTGATTCAACTTGATATGTCTAGAAACATGTTTTCTGatgttgattttgttgttgaagttGTTACAAAGTTTGAAAGTTtggtttttgttaatttttctgACAACAAAATCCATAGTCAAATCAGTGATTCACTTGTTCCTTCTGTGAATTTGTCAACTTTGGATTTGTCTCATAATTTGTTGTTTGGAAAATTACCCTCTAAAATTGTTGGTGATAGTGTTAAAATTTTGGATCTTTCAAGCAACAATTTTTCATTAGGGTTTTCTGAGTTTGATTTTGGGGATTGTAAGAAACTTGTTTGGTTGAATTTATCTCACAATGTGATATCCGATTTTGAGTTTCCACAAAGTTTGAGAAATTGTCAAGTGTTGGAAAGTTTGGATCTTTCTCAAAATCAATTTAAGATGAAGATTCCTGGTGTTGTTCTTGGTGAGTTGAAGAATTTGAAGGAACTTTATTTAGGGAATAATCTATTTTATGGAGAAATATCTAAGGAGCTTGGAAGTGTTTGTGAGAGTTTGGAAATTCTTGATCTTTCTATGAATAAGCTTTCTGGTGAGTTTCCTTTGGTTTTTGAAAAATGTTCATCTTTGACGAGTCTTAACCTAGCTAAGAATTTTCTATATGGTAATTTCCTTGAAAATGTTGTTAGCAAACTCTCTAGTCTTAGATATCTCTATGTGTCATTCAACAACATAACCGGAAATGTTCCTTGGTCGATTGTTGCAAATTGTACACAGCTTAAAGTTCTTGACCTAAGTTCGAATGGTTTCACCGGCGATGTTCCTTCGATGTTTTGTCCTTCGAAATTGGAGAAGTTGCTTCTAGCTGGTAATCACCTTTCAGGGAATGTTCCCGCAAAACTCGGTGAATGCAAGAGTTTGAGAACAATTGATTTTAGCTTTAATAATTTGAGTGGTTCAATACCTAAGGAAGTTTGGTTTTTGCCTAATCTTTCTGACTTGATTATGTGGGCGAATAGTCTCTCCGGCGAGATTCCTGAAGGAATTTGTGTCAATGGAGGAAACCTCGAAGCATTGATTCTGAACAACAATTTCATTTCTGGTTCAATTCCTAAGTCTATTGCAAATTGTACTAACATGATTTGGGTTTCGCTTGCTAGTAACCGTATTACCGGAGAAATACCTGCTGGTATTGGGAATCTGAACGAACTTGCTATTCTGCAATTAGGTAACAATTCTCTGGTTGGAAAGATTCCTCCCGACATTGGAATGTGCAAGAGACTAATATGGCTGGATTTGACTAGCAATAACCTCACCGGTTCTATTCCGTCCCAGCTTGCGAATCAAGCTGGATTGGTTATTCCGGGGAGTGTTTCGGGTAAGCAGTTTGCATTTGTGAGAAATGAAGGTGGTACTAATTGTAGAGGCGCCGGAGGACTTGTTGAGTTTGAAGATATAAGGGCTGAGAGGCTTGAAAGTTTTCCTATGGTTCATTCTTGTCCATTAACAAGAATATATTCTGGTTATACAGTTTATACTTTTACCAACAATGGAAGCATGATTTTCCTTGATCTTTCTTACAATTTCTTGTCGGGGGCTATTCCAGAAAATTTTGGCGCAATGTCCTATTTGCAGGTCTTAAATCTAGGACACAATATGCTCAATGGAAAAATTCCAGAACGTTTTGGTGATTTAAAAGCTCTAGGAGTGCTCGATATATCTCATAATAGCCTTCAAGGATTCATCCCTGGATCATTACAATCTCTATCATTTCTCAGTGACTTTGATGTGTCGAATAATAACCTTAGTGGATCAATTCCTTCTGGTGGTCAGCTAACAACTTTCCCGGCGTCTAGATACGAAAACAACTCGAACCTTTGTGGTGTTCCCTTACTGAAGAAATGCGGCAGTTCAAATCACTCGGTAACTTTGCGTACTTCGAAGAAGAAGCAACCTATTGCAGTTTTGATTGTCATTTCGCTCCTTTTCTTCCTCTTGTTTGTTGTTGTGGTTTTATTGGCTTCATATCGAGTTCAAAAGGCTCGGAAGAAGGATGAATTGAGGGAAAAGTATGTAGAAAGTCTTCCAACATCTGGTACCAGTAGTTGGAAGCTTTCAACCTTTCCTGAACCTCTGAGCATCAACGTCGCTACGTTTGAGAAGCCTTTGCGCAAGTTGACGTTCGCACATCTTCTCGAAGCTACCAACGGTTTCAGCTCAGAAAGTTTGATAGGTTCAGGAGGTTTTGGGGAAGTGTATAAGGCTAAGATGAAAGACGGAAGTGTTGTTGCTATCAAGAAACTCATTCGTGTCACAGGTCAGGGAGACAGAGAGTTCATAGCCGAAATGGAAACGATCGGGAAGATTAAGCACAGGAACCTTGTTCCACTACTTGGTTACTGTAAAGTTGGAGATGAAAGGCTACTTGTGTATGAGTACATGAAATATGGAAGTTTAGAAACTGTTCTACATGAGAGGAACAAAAGTACAAAGCTTGCTTGGGAAACAAGAAAGAAGATAGCACTAGGATCAGCAAGAGGTCTTGCATTTCTTCATCACAGTTGCATACCTCATATTATACATAGAGACATGAAGTCAAGCAATATTCTTCTCGACGAAAATTTTGAGGCTAGAGTTTCGGATTTCGGTATGGCGAGATTGGTTAATGCTCTTGACACTCATCTCACAGTTAGCACACTTGCAGGAACACCAGGTTATGTACCACCTGAATACTATCAAAGTTTTCGATGCACAGCAAAAGGTGATGTTTATAGTTACGGTGTCATACTGTTAGAACTTCTATCAGGGAAGAGACCGATCGATTCTTCCGAGTTCGGAGATGATAACAATCTTGTTGGATGGTCTAAGAAGCTTTATAGAGAAAGAAGAATTATTGAAATACTTGATCCTGATTTGGTTACGCAAACATCCAGTGAAGGTGAACTTTTTCAATATTTGAGAATTGCTTTTGAATGTTTAGAGGAAAGACCGTATCGGCGTCCGACGATGATACAAGTGATGGCGATGTTTAAAGAGCTTCAAGCTGATACAGATAATGATAGTGTTGTTGATGGTTTCTCTATGAAAGACAATGTTATTGATGAAACATGA